In the genome of Myxococcota bacterium, the window CGTCCGCTCGGGCTCGCCGGTGTGGAGCCCCATCCGGATCCGCACGCTTCGCCCGCCGGGCCAGGCGTGGGCGGCCATCGCGCGCTGGCACGCCACGGCCGTGCTCACCGCGTCGTGAGCGCGGCGGAAGACGATGAACATGCCCTCGCCCTGGCTGTCGACCTCCTCGCCGCCGCCCTCGCGGACGAGCTTCCGGAGGATCTGCTGCTGGTCGGCCAGCAGCCGCGCGTACCGATCCCCCAGGTCCCGGAGCAGACGGGTCGACCCCTCGATGTCCGTGAACAGGAACGTGACCGTTCCCGCCGGCAGGTTGCGGGGCTCCGTCATGGCCGACCCCCTGCTCTCCACTCTCTGGTGTAGCGGCTCGCTCATGGTACCCCGCTTGCGCGGCGGCGGGGAGCGTCCGACGTTCGGGGCAAGTGACCACCGCCCAGAGCGTCGAGACCGTCCTCTTGCTCTTGGCCGTCGTGCTGCTCGGCATGTCGGCGGCGCGGCGGCTGCCGATCCCCTATCCGGTGCTGCTCGTGCTGGCCGGGCTCCTGGCCAGCTTCGTGCCGGGTCTGCCCTCGCTCCGGCTCGATCCGGAGCTGGTCTTCTTCGTGTTCCTGCCGCCGGTGCTGTGGTCGGCGGCGTACTTCACCTCGTTGCGCGACTTCCGCGCGAACGCGCGGCCGATCACGCTGCTGGCGGTGGGGCTGGTGCTCGCGACGACCGCGGCGGTCGCCGTTTGCGCGCGTTGGCTGATGCCGGGGCTGTGCTGGTCGGCGGCGATCGCGCTCGGCGCGATCGTCTCGCCGCCCGACGCGGTCTCGGCGACCTCGATCGTGCGCGCGCTCGGCGCGCCCCGCCGCGTGATGACGATCCTCGAGGGCGAGAGCCTGGTGAACGACGCGACCGCGCTGATCCTCTACCGCGGCGCCGTCGCGACCGCGATCGGTGCGGCGGCGTTCTCGCCCGGCGAGACGGCGCTCGCGTTCGTGCTGGCCGCCAGCGTGGGCGTCGCGCTCGGCTGGGCGATCGGGCGCGGGTCGGCGTACGCGCTGCGGATCACGAACGACACGCCCACCGCGATCCTGATCACGCTGATGGCGCCGTATCTGGGCTGGATTCTCGCCGAGTACGCGCACGCGTCGGCCGTGCTCGCCTGCGTCGCGGGCGGGATCACGTTCCGCCGCGCATCGGTGACCGACGTCGCGCCGAGCGCGCGGCTGCAGGCGAAGCCGGTGTGGGAGCTGGTCGTGTTCGCGGCGAACGGCGTGCTGTTCCTCGGGATCGGCCTGCAGCTGCGCGGGCTCGCCGCCGACGTGCCCGCAGGCGGGCTCCGGTCCGTCGCGCTGCACGGGGCGCTGTTCGCCGCACTGGTGATCGCCGTGCGGCTGGTCTGGGTGCCGCTGTTCGCCTGGCTGCCGCGCGCGCTGTCGCCCGCGCTGCGCGCCCGCGACCCGATGCCGACCTGGCGGGCGCTCTTCCTGCTCGGCTGGACCGGGCTACGCGGAATCGTGTCGCTCGCGGCGGCGATGGCGCTGCCGCTGACGGTCGCCGACGGCTCGGCCTTCCCGTACCGCTCGGAGCTCCTGCTCATCACGTTCGCCGTCATCTTCTGCACGCTGGTGCTGCAGGGACTGACGCTGGCGCCGCTGGTGCGCGCGCTCCACTTCCCCAGCGACGGCGACCCCCGGCACG includes:
- a CDS encoding Na+/H+ antiporter — protein: MTTAQSVETVLLLLAVVLLGMSAARRLPIPYPVLLVLAGLLASFVPGLPSLRLDPELVFFVFLPPVLWSAAYFTSLRDFRANARPITLLAVGLVLATTAAVAVCARWLMPGLCWSAAIALGAIVSPPDAVSATSIVRALGAPRRVMTILEGESLVNDATALILYRGAVATAIGAAAFSPGETALAFVLAASVGVALGWAIGRGSAYALRITNDTPTAILITLMAPYLGWILAEYAHASAVLACVAGGITFRRASVTDVAPSARLQAKPVWELVVFAANGVLFLGIGLQLRGLAADVPAGGLRSVALHGALFAALVIAVRLVWVPLFAWLPRALSPALRARDPMPTWRALFLLGWTGLRGIVSLAAAMALPLTVADGSAFPYRSELLLITFAVIFCTLVLQGLTLAPLVRALHFPSDGDPRHEELEARAHAARTALERLEVLASEPWAEPATLGALREQYQDRLRRASDGESSLLADRAAKRARFESLMAERLALDALRDREQISDEVLLALEAELDLEAARHGLAELRRVETLRD